The Neovison vison isolate M4711 chromosome 13, ASM_NN_V1, whole genome shotgun sequence genome includes a region encoding these proteins:
- the SEMA6D gene encoding semaphorin-6D isoform X10: MRFFLPCAYMLLLMISQLRAVSFPEDDEPLNTVDYHYSRQYPVFRGRPSGNESQHRLDFQLMLKIRDTLYIAGRDQVYTVNLNEIPKTEVIPSKKLTWRSRQQDRENCAMKGKHKDECHNFIKVFVPRNDEMVFVCGTNAFNPMCRYYRLNTLEYDGEEISGLARCPFDARQTNVALFADGKLYSATVADFLASDAVIYRSMGDGSALRTIKYDSKWIKEPHFLHAIEYGNYVYFFFREIAVEHNNLGKAVYSRVARICKNDMGGSQRVLEKHWTSFLKARLNCSVPGDSFFYFDVLQSITDIIQINGIPTVVGVFTTQLNSIPGSAVCAFSMDDIEKVFRGRFKEQKTPDSVWTAVPEDKVPKPRPGCCAKHGLAEAYKTSIDFPDETLAFIKSHPLMDSAVPPIADEPWFTKTRIRYRLTAIAVDHTAGPHQNYTVIFVGSEAGVVLKVLAKTSPFSLNDSVLLEEIEAYNHAKCNAENEEDRKVISLQLDKDHHAVYVAFSSCVIRLPLSRCERYGSCKKSCVASRDPYCGWLSQGTCGRVTPGMLLLTEDFFAFHNHSAGGYEQDTEYGNTAHLGDCHEILPTSTTPDYKIFGGPTSDMEVSSSSVTTMASIPEITPKVIDTWRPKLTSSRKFVVQDDPNTSDFTDPLSDCPDFFHRKQFKSNSLQDGMKKKKNESKHKSSYL; the protein is encoded by the exons ATGAGGTTCTTCCTGCCTTGTGCTTACATGCTTCTCCTGATGATTTCCCAGCTGAGGGCCGTCAGCTTTCCCGAAGATGACGAACCCCTCAATACTGTTGATTATCACT ATTCAAGGCAATATCCGGTTTTTAGAGGACGCCCTTCAGGCAATGAATCCCAGCACAGGCTGGACTTTCAGCTGATGTTGAAAATTCGAGACACACTTTATATTGCTGGCAG GGATCAAGTTTATACAGTAAACTTAAATGAAATCCCCAAAACAGAAGTAATACCGAGCAAG AAACTGACATGGCGGTCAAGACAACAGGACCGAGAAAACTGTGCTATGAAAGGCAAACATAAA GACGAATGCCACAACTTTATTAAAGTATTTGTTCCAAGAAACGACGAGATGGTTTTTGTCTGTGGTACCAATGCATTTAATCCCATGTGTAGATACTATAGG ttgaATACCTTAGAGTATGACGGGGAGGAAATTAGTGGCTTGGCAAGATGCCCATTCGATGCCAGACAAACCAATGTTGCCCTTTTTGCTG ATGGGAAGCTATATTCTGCGACAGTGGCTGACTTCCTGGCCAGTGATGCCGTGATTTACCGAAGCATGGGTGATGGATCTGCCCTTCGTACAATAAAATATGATTCCAAGTGGATAAAAG AGCCACATTTTCTTCATGCCATAGAATATGGAAACtatgtctatttcttctttcgAGAAATTGCGGTAGAACATAATAATTTAGGCAAG GCCGTGTATTCCCGTGTGGCCCGCATCTGTAAAAATGACATGGGTGGCTCCCAGCGGGTCCTGGAGAAACACTGGACCTCGTTTCTGAAGGCTCGGCTCAACTGCTCTGTCCCTGGAGATTCCTTTTTCTACTTCGATGTTCTGCAGTCCATTACCGACATCATACAAATCAATGGCATCCCCACTGTGGTCGGGGTGTTCACCACACAGCTCAACAG CATTCCTGGGTCTGCCGTGTGTGCATTTAGCATGGATGACATTGAAAAAGTATTCAGAGGACGgtttaaagaacagaaaacccCAGATTCTGTGTGGACAGCAGTCCCCGAAGACAAAGTACCAAAGCCAag GCCTGGCTGTTGTGCAAAGCATGGCCTTGCCGAAGCTTATAAAACCTCCATCGATTTCCCCGACGAGACCCTGGCGTTCATCAAATCCCACCCGTTGATGGACTCTGCTGTCCCACCCATAGCAGATGAGCCCTGGTTCACCAAGACCCGGATCAG GTACAGACTGACGGCCATCGCTGTGGACCACACTGCTGGGCCCCACCAGAACTACACAGTCATCTTCGTTGGCTCTGAAGCTGGCGTGGTACTTAAAGTTTTGGCAAAGACCAGTCCATTCTCTTTGAATGACAGCGTGTTACTGGAAGAGATTGAAGCGTACAACCACGCAAA GTGTAATGCTGAGAATGAGGAGGACAGAAAGGTCATCTCATTACAGTTGGATAAAGACCATCACGCTGTGTACGTGGCGTTCTCCAGCTGCGTGATTCGCCTCCCCCTCAGTCGCTGTGAGCGTTATGGATCCTGCAAAAA GTCTTGTGTTGCATCTCGGGACCCATACTGTGGCTGGTTAAGCCAGGGAACCTGTGGCAGAGTGACCCCAGGGATGCT GCTGTTAACCGAAGACTTCTTTGCTTTCCATAACCACAGCGCTGGAGGATATGAACAAGACACAGAATACGGCAACACGGCCCACCTAGGGGACTGCCATG aaattttgCCTACTTCAACTACACCAGATTACAAAATATTTGGCGGTCCAACATCtg ACATGGAGGTATCTTCATCATCTGTTACCACAATGGCAAGTATCCCAGAAATTACACCTAAAGTGATTGATACCTGGAGACCTAAACTGACGAGCTCCCGGAAATTTGTAGTTCAAGATGACCCAAACACTTCTGATTTTACTGATCCTTTATCAG ACTGTCCGGATTTCTTTCATAGAAAGCAATTCAAGAGTAATTCACTCCAagatggaatgaaaaaaaaaaaaaatgaaagcaaacacaAAAGTTCGTATTTGTAG